A DNA window from Camelina sativa cultivar DH55 chromosome 13, Cs, whole genome shotgun sequence contains the following coding sequences:
- the LOC104738052 gene encoding F-box/kelch-repeat protein At3g16740-like, producing MQMLSTYLESFPAAVYSYASPKTKTHLGLFWNPYLGQTRWIEPSNSYHKCEKYAFGYEKEKRKHKILRLVNEVDGSGNQICEFEMYSLNLSRSWKVTDGFAPDWCMPLIQSSSSVKGNTYWYVQEKRPLGRGQTPPNFLVCFDFTTERFGPRLPLPFHSFFFDTVILSSVREEQLAVLYWDFRVPGPVKIWITNKVEPNAVSWNNLFLAVDTIPLSGPSFHSFYGSFFVDEETKIVVFVIKESHNYPSRNVAYIIGSKGYLKKVDLGESRNQGFGYPFVCSYVPSSVQIPNTP from the coding sequence ATGCAGATGCTGTCGACATATCTAGAATCTTTCCCTGCGGCGGTTTATTCTTATgcatcaccaaaaacaaagactCATCTAGGCTTGTTTTGGAACCCTTATTTGGGACAAACAAGGTGGATTGAACCCAGTAATTCTTACCACAAATGTGAGAAGTACGCTTTCGGAtacgagaaggagaagaggaagcacAAAATCTTGAGACTTGTGAATGAGGTCGACGGGAGTGGCAACCAAATTTGTGAGTTTGAGATGTACAGTTTAAACTTGAGTAGGTCATGGAAGGTCACTGATGGTTTTGCTCCGGACTGGTGTATGCCGTTGATACAAAGTAGCTCGTCTGTAAAGGGCAACACTTACTGGTATGTTCAAGAGAAGCGTCCACTAGGACGAGGACAAACACCACCAAATTTCCTAGTCTGCTTTGATTTCACAAcggagagatttggaccgcgTCTACCTCTGCCTTTccactctttcttctttgatacTGTGATTCTTTCTAGTGTTAGAGAAGAGCAGCTTGCTGTGCTATATTGGGATTTCCGTGTACCTGGACCCGTCAAGATATGGATTACTAATAAAGTTGAGCCCAATGCAGTGTCGTGGAACAACTTGTTCTTAGCTGTTGATACGATACCACTCTCTGGTCCATCATTTCATAGTTTCTATGGGAGTTTTTTCGTTGACGAGGAGACAAAGATAGTAGTCTTTGTTATTAAAGAAAGTCATAACTACCCCAGTCGCAACGTTGCTTACATCATTGGAAGTAAGGGATACTTGAAAAAAGTGGATCTTGGCGAATCTAGAAACCAAGGGTTTGGTTACCCATTTgtgtgctcttatgttccaagctcAGTGCAAATCCCAAACACACCCTAA